A single region of the Saprospiraceae bacterium genome encodes:
- the msrA gene encoding peptide-methionine (S)-S-oxide reductase MsrA, whose protein sequence is MSANYLFIFFSLFSMIGGCQVKNNGEQPQEKQSSNVETQYTPTKEGLKKAYFASGCFWCVEAIYESVKGVEESISGYSGGHTKNPTYEDSNTGRTGHAEAVEIYYDPEIVDFATLVDVYFGSQDVTQVNGQGPDRGSQYRSIVFYQSEEEKSIIEEKIAAINAAIAPDKVAAEVKPFERFWIAEDYHQNYERLHPDQGYIKAISIPRLLRFQEKFPHLIKPEAKH, encoded by the coding sequence ATGAGCGCAAATTATCTTTTTATCTTTTTCAGCTTGTTTTCCATGATTGGCGGATGCCAAGTCAAAAACAACGGCGAGCAACCCCAGGAAAAGCAATCATCCAACGTTGAAACGCAATACACCCCCACCAAGGAGGGATTAAAAAAGGCTTATTTTGCATCAGGTTGTTTTTGGTGTGTGGAAGCCATTTACGAAAGCGTTAAGGGTGTGGAGGAGTCCATCTCAGGTTACTCAGGCGGGCATACTAAAAACCCGACTTATGAAGATTCAAATACAGGCAGAACGGGGCACGCCGAAGCGGTAGAAATTTATTATGACCCAGAAATAGTAGATTTTGCTACCCTGGTGGATGTCTATTTCGGTTCGCAAGACGTCACCCAAGTAAACGGACAAGGGCCTGACAGAGGCTCTCAATACCGCTCGATTGTTTTTTACCAAAGTGAGGAAGAAAAATCCATCATCGAGGAAAAAATCGCAGCTATCAATGCAGCCATAGCCCCAGATAAAGTGGCTGCCGAGGTAAAGCCTTTTGAGCGATTTTGGATAGCAGAAGACTATCATCAAAACTACGAACGTTTACATCCAGATCAGGGCTACATCAAAGCGATTTCGATTCCCCGATTATTGCGATTTCAGGAAAAATTCCCTCATCTGATCAAACCGGAAGCCAAGCACTAG
- the msrA gene encoding peptide-methionine (S)-S-oxide reductase MsrA: MKNKQIATFGGGCFWCVEAVVQRLEGVESVVSGYAGGETLHPTYRDICTGTTGHAEVVQVTFDADVLSFEDLITIFMTSHDPTTLNRQGADSGTQYRSIVLYHDDKQKATTEKVIHELQEAFPSPIVTQLVPLEKFYPAEKYHQDYYNNNASAGYCVVVINPKIKKLKQYYADRLKKEVV; this comes from the coding sequence ATGAAAAATAAACAAATTGCAACTTTCGGAGGTGGCTGTTTCTGGTGTGTTGAGGCGGTCGTACAAAGACTGGAAGGCGTGGAATCCGTCGTTTCGGGTTATGCCGGCGGAGAAACCCTCCATCCTACGTATCGGGATATCTGTACAGGCACCACCGGTCACGCCGAAGTCGTACAAGTTACCTTTGATGCGGATGTCCTTAGTTTTGAGGATTTGATCACGATTTTCATGACCAGTCACGACCCAACTACCTTGAATCGGCAAGGTGCCGACAGTGGAACCCAGTATCGCTCCATTGTGCTTTATCATGATGACAAGCAAAAAGCTACCACCGAAAAGGTAATACATGAATTGCAGGAGGCTTTCCCCAGTCCCATTGTGACCCAATTGGTTCCTTTGGAAAAATTCTACCCTGCTGAAAAATATCACCAGGACTATTATAACAATAATGCTTCCGCAGGCTACTGTGTGGTGGTCATCAACCCTAAAATCAAGAAGTTGAAGCAGTACTATGCAGATAGATTAAAAAAGGAAGTTGTGTAA
- a CDS encoding NAD-dependent epimerase/dehydratase family protein, translating to MNPYPSKCQSRRTFLQTSITAGALLPFLGCAQPTDKTTPTSSNNPGNAPSIKPLNILMLGGTSFLGPHQIAYAQDRGHSITTFTRGKTLPSVHADRFQAVEQLIGDREDNLDALKDRKWDAVIDNSGRKAKWTEDTAQLLKDQVELYLYTSSTGVYYPYLGKDIKEDTVPVLEVPDGINEEQALEYGYGVMKAHSEMKAIAAFGAERTIIVRPTYMMGPADQTDRFTYWPVRLGLGGEVMVPGHSQDPVQYIDVRDVASWMIRLIENKTAGTFNAVGPSSPTGMHAFVYGAHAAFNSPASFVMIDDYDFLNEQKVPYAIPWIMPTGDNFGSALVNNQLGIAKGLTFTPLAESVRDIYEWWYSDAVPEERRQKMITGPDSLLAREKDIIEAWKAHKKG from the coding sequence ATGAACCCTTATCCATCGAAATGCCAATCCAGACGCACCTTCCTGCAAACAAGTATCACTGCTGGAGCCCTTTTGCCCTTCCTGGGTTGCGCGCAACCTACTGACAAGACCACACCAACAAGTTCCAATAACCCTGGAAACGCCCCTAGTATCAAGCCGCTCAATATTTTGATGCTGGGTGGAACAAGCTTCCTCGGGCCACACCAAATTGCTTATGCGCAAGATAGGGGGCATTCCATCACCACCTTTACCCGGGGTAAAACCTTACCTTCCGTCCACGCCGACCGATTCCAAGCGGTAGAACAACTGATCGGCGACCGCGAAGATAACCTTGACGCTTTAAAAGATAGAAAATGGGATGCAGTGATCGACAATTCGGGTAGAAAGGCAAAATGGACGGAGGATACTGCCCAATTACTGAAGGATCAGGTTGAGCTTTACTTGTATACTTCTTCTACCGGGGTTTATTATCCATACCTCGGCAAGGATATCAAGGAGGATACCGTACCCGTCCTCGAAGTACCCGATGGGATCAATGAGGAACAGGCACTTGAATACGGTTATGGGGTCATGAAGGCCCATTCCGAAATGAAGGCAATAGCTGCTTTTGGAGCGGAACGAACGATTATTGTACGTCCAACTTATATGATGGGGCCCGCTGATCAAACAGATCGATTTACCTACTGGCCAGTTCGACTAGGCCTGGGAGGGGAAGTCATGGTGCCAGGCCATAGCCAGGACCCTGTTCAGTACATTGATGTCAGGGATGTGGCTTCCTGGATGATAAGATTAATAGAAAATAAAACAGCAGGCACCTTCAATGCCGTGGGCCCCTCCTCCCCTACTGGCATGCACGCCTTTGTGTATGGTGCACACGCCGCCTTCAATTCACCGGCCTCTTTTGTGATGATTGATGATTATGATTTTTTAAACGAACAGAAGGTTCCGTATGCTATTCCCTGGATCATGCCAACCGGAGACAATTTCGGCTCTGCGCTTGTCAATAATCAGCTTGGTATCGCTAAAGGCCTGACCTTCACGCCGCTGGCAGAAAGTGTAAGAGATATTTACGAATGGTGGTATTCTGATGCCGTCCCTGAAGAACGAAGACAAAAGATGATAACCGGCCCCGATTCCTTATTAGCCAGGGAAAAAGATATCATTGAGGCCTGGAAGGCGCACAAAAAAGGATAG
- a CDS encoding ATP-binding protein, protein MEFPLVGRKEEQETLKKALQSTEAEMVAVIGRRRVGKTFLVSSVYQEQIVFEITGIQNGSLENQLANFSDQLTEFAKPMLPLKQPSNWLEAFQMLRTYLKQLPDTEKKVIFFDELPWIATHKSGFLNALGYFWNSWASRQAIVLVICGSAASWMIQKVVNNRGGLHNRITKRIYLEPFTLGETEHFLKSRNIHFNRYQIIQLYMAMGGIPHYLKEVEGGKSATQNIDAICFSKNGLLKDEFLRLYPSLFANAENHFAVIRALGEKPQGLNRNQLVEMTKLPNGGGFSKVLEELTHSGFIAAFRTFGKQKKEKLYRLTDEYSLFYLKFIEQTAHEGEHIWQHLSQTQSYKTWAGYAFESICLQHIPQIKKALEIAGIYSLSSAYYKRGNANEPGIQIDLLIDRNDQVINICEIKYFNQKFSISKAYAEKLRDKMEIFSEATKTRKQIFLVIITTFGLNVNEHSLGLVNQILTMDDLFA, encoded by the coding sequence ATGGAATTCCCATTAGTTGGCAGAAAAGAAGAACAAGAAACATTAAAAAAGGCGCTACAATCTACTGAAGCAGAGATGGTTGCTGTAATAGGAAGGCGAAGAGTTGGCAAAACTTTTCTGGTTAGCAGCGTTTACCAAGAACAAATAGTGTTTGAAATCACAGGGATTCAAAATGGCTCATTAGAAAATCAGCTTGCCAATTTTAGTGATCAATTGACGGAATTTGCCAAACCTATGCTGCCATTGAAGCAACCGTCCAATTGGTTGGAAGCATTCCAAATGCTCCGTACTTATCTCAAACAATTACCTGATACAGAAAAAAAGGTAATATTTTTTGACGAGCTTCCTTGGATTGCTACTCATAAATCGGGCTTCCTGAATGCCTTGGGTTATTTCTGGAATAGCTGGGCTTCGCGCCAAGCCATTGTCCTGGTTATTTGTGGTTCTGCCGCTTCCTGGATGATTCAAAAAGTGGTTAATAATCGTGGAGGTCTCCACAACAGGATCACCAAACGAATTTATTTGGAACCTTTCACATTGGGAGAAACAGAACATTTTTTGAAGAGTCGGAATATACATTTCAATCGTTATCAAATCATTCAGTTATACATGGCAATGGGAGGCATCCCACACTATTTAAAAGAAGTAGAAGGGGGAAAAAGCGCTACTCAAAATATCGATGCTATTTGTTTTTCAAAAAACGGCCTACTGAAAGATGAATTTCTAAGGTTATATCCCTCTTTATTTGCCAATGCAGAGAACCATTTTGCCGTTATCCGAGCTTTAGGAGAAAAGCCACAAGGGCTAAATAGAAACCAGCTTGTTGAAATGACTAAATTACCTAACGGTGGTGGATTTAGTAAAGTGCTTGAAGAATTAACTCATTCAGGGTTTATTGCTGCCTTTCGAACTTTTGGGAAGCAAAAAAAAGAAAAGCTATATCGCCTTACCGATGAGTACTCGCTTTTTTATCTTAAGTTCATTGAACAGACCGCACATGAGGGGGAACATATCTGGCAGCATCTCAGCCAAACACAGTCGTACAAAACCTGGGCAGGATACGCATTTGAAAGTATCTGTCTTCAGCACATTCCTCAAATAAAAAAAGCATTGGAAATTGCTGGTATCTACTCCTTATCTTCTGCTTATTATAAGCGGGGGAATGCTAATGAGCCTGGTATACAAATTGACCTGTTAATTGACCGGAATGATCAGGTAATCAATATATGTGAGATAAAGTATTTCAATCAGAAATTTAGTATTTCAAAAGCGTATGCGGAAAAATTAAGGGATAAAATGGAAATTTTTAGCGAAGCTACCAAAACAAGGAAGCAAATATTTTTGGTTATCATAACTACTTTCGGATTAAATGTCAATGAACATAGCTTAGGCTTAGTAAATCAGATCTTGACAATGGACGATTTGTTTGCATAA
- a CDS encoding ThuA domain-containing protein, which yields MKNILSVLFLSTLLFAMLACNTTSRTQGQAGAKQKLIKTLIIDGQNNHEMWPKTSVMMAQYLEETGLFAVDIERTAFTWNGEELIAEFPLKGGKATTALKEPKPDPDFNPDFSKYDVVISNLGWRAAAWPEATQKNLENFVNKGGGLVIIHAADNSFPEWLEFNKMIGLGGWGDRTEKDGPYVYYNDKGELIRDNSAGRAGSHGPQHEYQITVRNANHPITKGMPTQWLHTQDELYDRLRGPAENMEVIATAYSDTEKKGTGRHEPMLITLSYGKGRIFHTPMGHADYSLECVGFITSLQRGTEWAATGKVTQTAIPTDFPTADKVSKRAFNRK from the coding sequence ATGAAAAATATACTATCCGTGCTCTTTTTGAGCACCTTGCTTTTTGCCATGCTAGCTTGTAATACAACATCTCGGACCCAAGGTCAAGCGGGAGCCAAGCAAAAGCTCATCAAAACCTTGATTATTGACGGTCAAAACAACCATGAGATGTGGCCTAAAACCTCCGTGATGATGGCACAGTACCTGGAAGAGACCGGCCTCTTCGCTGTTGATATTGAACGAACTGCTTTCACCTGGAATGGCGAGGAATTGATCGCCGAATTCCCGCTGAAGGGAGGGAAAGCGACCACTGCGCTAAAGGAACCCAAGCCGGATCCTGACTTCAATCCAGATTTCTCAAAGTATGATGTCGTGATCTCCAATTTGGGTTGGCGAGCCGCAGCCTGGCCTGAGGCTACCCAAAAGAACTTAGAAAACTTTGTCAATAAAGGCGGCGGTCTGGTGATCATTCATGCCGCCGATAATTCTTTCCCGGAATGGTTGGAATTCAATAAAATGATTGGTCTTGGTGGTTGGGGTGATCGTACGGAAAAAGATGGCCCCTATGTGTATTACAACGACAAAGGCGAATTGATCCGCGACAACTCGGCAGGGCGCGCTGGCTCCCACGGGCCCCAACACGAATACCAAATCACCGTACGGAATGCCAACCACCCTATTACCAAAGGCATGCCAACCCAGTGGCTGCACACCCAGGATGAACTCTACGACCGCCTGCGTGGCCCAGCCGAAAACATGGAAGTAATCGCCACGGCCTACTCCGATACAGAGAAAAAAGGGACTGGTCGCCATGAGCCCATGCTCATCACCCTATCTTATGGCAAGGGACGTATTTTCCATACCCCCATGGGACACGCTGATTATTCCTTGGAATGTGTGGGTTTTATTACCAGTCTCCAAAGAGGCACTGAATGGGCTGCCACCGGCAAGGTCACCCAAACCGCCATTCCAACGGATTTCCCGACAGCAGATAAGGTGAGTAAACGGGCCTTCAACAGGAAATAG
- a CDS encoding DUF1080 domain-containing protein: MRVLLNLSIWLCLLLCLSFCKTPTNSLSKDKPGVGQKPPKDAIVLFDGSRSMLDEKWTYWDGPRLAASLPIKWEIQNDPTGKGTVVNTNDPAAAGGKYGAADIVTKQQFKDFRLHVEFYIVNEGGNSGVYLQNRYEIQVLDGDSTSHGMAAMINETPSPYQYYNGVGKWNAYDVVFRAARFKDGKLTEKPMATLYFNGNKVHVNHVIGKVYGGPNSGLDGGNDNGNGITDRPGGIKLQAEGHNVLYRNIWIKELELTSAQTDF, translated from the coding sequence ATGCGAGTCCTCCTCAATCTTTCCATCTGGCTATGCTTATTGCTATGCCTTTCTTTTTGCAAAACACCTACCAATTCGCTTTCTAAAGACAAGCCTGGAGTAGGGCAAAAGCCCCCCAAAGACGCCATCGTGCTATTTGACGGTAGTCGAAGTATGCTCGATGAGAAATGGACTTACTGGGATGGCCCAAGGTTGGCAGCCAGTTTACCCATCAAATGGGAAATTCAAAACGATCCGACTGGAAAGGGTACCGTGGTGAATACCAATGATCCCGCCGCCGCAGGAGGAAAATATGGTGCGGCAGATATTGTAACCAAACAGCAATTTAAGGATTTCAGGCTCCATGTTGAATTCTATATCGTTAACGAAGGAGGAAATAGTGGCGTTTACCTGCAAAATCGCTACGAGATTCAGGTATTAGACGGTGATTCTACTTCGCACGGAATGGCAGCAATGATCAATGAAACCCCCTCGCCTTATCAATATTATAATGGGGTGGGTAAATGGAATGCTTATGACGTTGTTTTTCGGGCTGCCCGTTTCAAAGATGGTAAACTGACGGAAAAGCCCATGGCTACCCTATATTTTAATGGAAACAAGGTCCATGTTAACCATGTGATTGGCAAAGTTTATGGTGGGCCGAATTCAGGACTGGATGGCGGCAATGACAATGGCAATGGGATTACCGATAGACCAGGAGGAATTAAGCTTCAAGCAGAAGGCCATAATGTCCTTTATAGAAACATTTGGATTAAAGAATTGGAATTAACATCAGCACAAACAGATTTCTAA
- a CDS encoding nucleotidyltransferase domain-containing protein, translating to MPYGLKEKHINAIHSVFEHYPEIEKAILYGSRAKGNYRNGSDIDITLKGEHLTLSLLFAIETVLDDLLLPYKIDLSIYHKIENPDLIEHINRVGVTFYLKKDEVSFFKQ from the coding sequence ATGCCCTACGGATTAAAAGAAAAACATATTAATGCTATTCATTCAGTTTTTGAGCATTATCCAGAAATTGAGAAAGCAATACTTTACGGTTCCCGCGCTAAAGGCAATTACCGCAATGGCTCTGATATTGACATTACCTTAAAAGGAGAACATCTTACCTTATCGCTACTTTTTGCTATTGAAACAGTATTAGACGACTTACTACTACCCTATAAAATAGATCTATCGATATACCACAAAATAGAAAACCCAGATTTAATAGAACATATTAATAGGGTTGGGGTTACTTTTTATCTTAAAAAAGATGAAGTTTCTTTTTTCAAGCAGTAA
- a CDS encoding nucleotidyltransferase substrate binding protein: MENREDIRWKQRFSNYNKALVKLSEAVHMVEKDFYRDGKFDKKKFEQADDIIVEGLIQRFEYTHELAWNVMKDFLESRGDTGIYGSRDATREAFQKELILDGDTWMDMIKSRNKSSHTYNEETAMEIFLKTIEAYHPCFIALQSKMQELKTKEESL; encoded by the coding sequence ATGGAAAACAGAGAAGATATTCGTTGGAAACAGCGATTTAGCAATTACAACAAGGCATTAGTAAAATTAAGTGAGGCAGTTCATATGGTAGAAAAGGATTTTTATCGTGATGGAAAATTTGACAAAAAAAAATTTGAGCAAGCAGATGATATTATTGTAGAAGGCCTTATTCAACGATTTGAATATACACACGAATTGGCGTGGAACGTGATGAAAGATTTTTTAGAATCGAGAGGTGACACGGGTATTTATGGCTCAAGAGATGCTACTCGTGAAGCTTTTCAAAAAGAATTGATATTAGATGGTGACACTTGGATGGATATGATTAAAAGTCGAAATAAGTCATCACATACTTACAATGAAGAAACGGCAATGGAGATTTTCTTAAAAACGATTGAAGCATATCATCCTTGCTTTATTGCTTTACAAAGTAAAATGCAAGAACTTAAAACAAAGGAAGAAAGCTTATAA
- a CDS encoding helix-turn-helix transcriptional regulator — MNRIKAVLEEKGRTQIWLAEELGKSYNMVNAYAKNRRQPSIEILFRIAEILEIEAKDLIEERRNIKN, encoded by the coding sequence ATGAATAGAATTAAAGCGGTTTTGGAAGAAAAAGGACGAACCCAAATTTGGCTGGCTGAAGAATTGGGTAAAAGTTATAACATGGTGAATGCCTACGCCAAAAATCGAAGACAACCAAGTATTGAAATCCTATTCAGAATTGCTGAAATATTAGAGATAGAAGCAAAAGATTTGATCGAAGAAAGAAGAAATATCAAAAATTAG
- a CDS encoding serine hydrolase domain-containing protein yields the protein MKKQLLILFLIIPFIAFAQTKSAQKSPPLTNASPESVGMSSERLARIDAVCEQAVANGDVPGVVALVARNGKIIYHKAFGQSDISANRAMKTDDIFRIASQTKAITATAVMMLWEEGRFQLDDPISRWIPEFKNPQVLTKFQYSDTSYTSVPATREITIRHLLTHTSGIGYGQIDPDEGFKMLFQKAGVHEIASTTPTTTAENIKKLAKLPLHSNPGEKYLYSMGLDVLAYFVEVVSGMPFDQFLQQRLFEPLGMTDTYFYLPAEKANRLVSLYVPSRKGWVTLPTTETNDPNYPTGKVRTLFSGGGGLSSTAKDYATFLQMYLNNGELNGIRILSRTTIQAMMGNQIGDLWGDRGSYYGLAFAVVDQKGQDKGGAGSVGTFSWGGAFNTQYFADPKEGIIGVIMKQTLYGQGDKTGWQFRQLIGQAVDN from the coding sequence ATGAAGAAACAACTTCTAATCCTTTTCCTGATTATTCCTTTTATCGCATTTGCACAAACAAAGTCAGCTCAGAAATCACCTCCACTCACCAACGCATCTCCCGAAAGTGTAGGGATGTCTTCAGAGCGCTTGGCTAGAATTGATGCGGTTTGTGAACAAGCCGTTGCGAATGGGGATGTGCCCGGCGTTGTCGCTTTAGTGGCCAGAAACGGAAAGATCATCTACCATAAAGCCTTTGGCCAATCCGATATTTCAGCTAACAGGGCGATGAAAACAGACGATATTTTCCGCATTGCATCTCAAACCAAGGCCATCACGGCGACGGCTGTCATGATGCTTTGGGAAGAGGGGCGTTTTCAGTTGGATGACCCCATTTCTAGGTGGATTCCCGAGTTTAAAAACCCACAGGTACTGACAAAATTTCAATATAGTGATACCTCTTATACTTCGGTCCCTGCAACCAGGGAAATTACCATCCGACATTTATTAACGCATACCTCAGGCATCGGATATGGCCAAATTGACCCAGATGAGGGCTTCAAAATGCTTTTCCAAAAAGCGGGCGTTCATGAGATCGCCTCCACGACGCCAACGACTACTGCAGAGAACATAAAAAAGTTGGCGAAGCTGCCATTGCATTCCAATCCAGGAGAAAAGTACCTCTATAGCATGGGCCTGGATGTGTTGGCCTACTTTGTGGAAGTTGTCTCGGGGATGCCCTTTGATCAATTTTTGCAGCAGCGCTTATTCGAACCTTTGGGCATGACCGATACCTATTTTTACTTGCCAGCCGAAAAAGCAAACCGGCTGGTCAGCTTGTATGTCCCTAGCCGCAAGGGTTGGGTCACCCTTCCAACGACCGAAACCAATGACCCGAATTATCCGACAGGAAAGGTAAGAACCCTCTTTTCCGGTGGAGGAGGTCTATCCAGTACGGCGAAAGATTATGCTACCTTTTTACAAATGTATCTCAACAATGGTGAATTAAATGGTATAAGGATCCTTAGTCGTACGACGATTCAGGCGATGATGGGGAACCAAATTGGCGACCTATGGGGTGACAGGGGGAGTTATTATGGTTTGGCCTTTGCTGTAGTTGACCAGAAGGGGCAAGATAAAGGCGGGGCCGGCAGTGTGGGCACCTTTAGTTGGGGCGGGGCATTCAATACCCAATACTTTGCTGATCCCAAAGAAGGGATTATCGGGGTGATTATGAAACAAACCCTGTATGGACAAGGAGATAAAACGGGGTGGCAGTTTAGGCAATTAATCGGGCAAGCGGTTGATAATTAA
- a CDS encoding DUF1080 domain-containing protein, whose translation MMKKLNVIIGLAVFMLSICSRSQASNLSFPASLANGFMGMWTLSIEGGGVGWLEVHEKEGYLDANLLWIGGSVLPVSHVYYLDENTLVVTRTQEVMRSEKGADLERKHIITHTLEIKRTGDKLQGTYMSPKRNGQGRSEMSFTGVRLPPVPNAPDLTKVKYGKAIKLFSGKDLSGWKLINPEQKNGFKVVKGTLVNAPVQEEGKHVSYGNLRTEAVFEDFNLTLEVNVPTGNNSGVYLRGMYEIQVFDSYGKDLDSHNMGAVYSRIKPTVAAEKPAGEWQSLDITLCDRHITVLLNGKKIIDNQPVYGPTGGAIIADVFSPGPIYLQGDHGDVSYRNIMLKPIVK comes from the coding sequence ATGATGAAAAAATTAAATGTAATAATCGGTTTGGCAGTTTTTATGCTGTCTATTTGTAGTAGAAGCCAAGCTTCTAATTTGTCCTTTCCTGCTAGTCTGGCAAACGGATTTATGGGAATGTGGACCTTGAGTATCGAAGGTGGCGGCGTTGGTTGGCTGGAAGTCCATGAGAAAGAAGGCTACCTGGACGCGAATCTTTTGTGGATTGGGGGCAGTGTGTTGCCGGTATCTCATGTTTATTATTTAGATGAAAATACGCTTGTCGTTACCCGAACCCAGGAGGTGATGAGATCTGAAAAAGGCGCTGATTTGGAGCGCAAGCATATCATTACCCACACTTTGGAAATTAAAAGAACGGGTGACAAATTGCAAGGTACTTATATGAGTCCCAAAAGGAATGGACAAGGGCGTAGTGAAATGAGCTTTACAGGCGTAAGGTTACCGCCGGTGCCCAATGCGCCGGATTTGACGAAGGTCAAATATGGTAAAGCCATAAAGCTATTTTCTGGCAAAGACCTTAGTGGCTGGAAATTGATTAATCCTGAACAAAAAAATGGGTTTAAGGTTGTCAAGGGTACTTTGGTGAATGCACCTGTTCAGGAGGAGGGCAAGCATGTAAGCTATGGAAACCTCCGCACAGAAGCCGTCTTTGAAGATTTTAACCTGACCCTGGAAGTGAATGTGCCAACTGGAAATAACAGTGGTGTTTACTTAAGAGGAATGTACGAAATACAAGTTTTTGACTCCTACGGCAAAGACCTGGATTCCCATAACATGGGAGCCGTGTACAGTCGCATTAAGCCCACTGTTGCTGCTGAAAAACCAGCAGGAGAATGGCAATCTTTGGATATTACGCTTTGTGATCGCCATATCACCGTCCTTTTAAATGGCAAAAAAATCATTGACAACCAACCAGTATACGGCCCTACAGGTGGTGCTATTATTGCCGATGTTTTTTCACCTGGACCGATTTACCTACAAGGAGATCATGGTGACGTTTCTTATCGTAATATCATGTTGAAGCCGATCGTCAAGTAG